The genomic window AATTCGGTCAAGGAGAGCTTAAAGCAGAAGTTAAAGGAGAAGGAGAAGACGGAAGTAGAATTGTTGAATTTGAATATGAAGGAATATTTGAAGAAGTATTAGATAGTCTAGGGCAAATGCCTCTTCCTCCATATATAACTGAGAAGCTACAAGACAAGGAAAGATATCAAACTGTTTATTCAAAAGAGGTAGGTTCTGCTGCAGCGCCAACAGCAGGGCTTCATTTTACAGAAGAATTGTTAAATGAAATTAAATTAAAGGGTATTAAAATATGTTTTCTTACTCTTCATGTAGGTCTTGGAACTTTTAGACCTGTGAAGGTTGATACTATAGAAGAACATCATATGCATTCTGAGTATTACACAATGTCAAAAGAAACAGCTACTATTATAAATGAAACAAAAGAAAAGGGCGGAAGAGTTATAGCTGTTGGTACTACATCATCAAGAACTTTAGAAACTATAGGAGATGAAAATGGAAGAGTTAGAGAACAGTCGGGATGGACAGATATTTTTATATATCCTGGTTATAAATTTAAAATAGTGGATGCACTAATTACAAATTTTCATTTGCCACAATCTACTCTTTTAATGTTGGTAAGTGCTCTTTCAAGTAAAGAACTTATGATGAATGCTTATAACATTGCTGTAAAAGAAGAATATAGATTTTTTAGTTTTGGAGATGCTATGTTTATAAAATAAAAAATTAATATAGTGACTGGTTAGTAATAAATTTATTATGCAATTTTATTTAAAGTTGATTCGGAAGGAGATAATTAATGTTTAAGCTGATAAAAAAGAACGGTAATGCTAGACGTGGTGAATTTACTACACCTCATGGAGTAGTTCAAACACCAGTATTTATGAATGTAGGTACTTTAGCTGCTATAAAGGGAGCGGTATCTACTATGGACTTAAAAGAAATAGGATGTCAAGTAGAACTTTCAAATACTTACCATCTTCACCTAAGACCAGGAGATAAAGTTATTAGGGAGTTAGGTGGACTTCATAAATTTATGAATTGGGATAGACCTATACTTACTGATTCAGGTGGCTTCCAAGTTTTTTCTTTAGCTGGATTAAGGAAGATAGAAGAAGAAGGTGTTTATTTTAATTCTCATATAGATGGAAGAAGAATTTTTATGGGACCTGAAGAAAGTATGCAAATCCAAAGTAATTTGGCTTCTACAATAGCTATGGCTTTTGATGAGTGTATACCTAACCCGTCTTCAAAGGAATATGTTGTAAATTCTGTAGCAAGAACAACAAGATGGCTAGAAAGATGTAAAAAAGAAATGGAAAGATTAAATTCTCTTCCAGATACCATAAATAAAAAGCAAATGTTATTTGGAATAAACCAGGGTGGAGTTTATGAAGATGTAAGGATAGAACATGCTAAGGAAATATCAAAAATGGATTTAGATGGATATGCTATAGGGGGTCTTGCAGTTGGAGAATCTCATGAGGAAATGTATAGAATTATTAGCGCAGTAGAGCCATATCTTCCTTCTGATAAACCAAGATATTTAATGGGAGTAGGGATTCCGAGCAATATACTTGAAGCAGTAGAAAGAGGAGTAGACTTTTTTGATTGCGTACTTCCTGCCAGAAATGGAAGGCATGGACATGTATTTACTAAGTATGGTAAAATTAATTTAATGAATGCTAAGTTTGAGTTAGACAGTAGACCTATAGACGAGGAATGTGATTGCCCTGCATGCAAGCATTACACTAGAGCTTATATAAGACATCTTTTTAAAGCAAAAGAAATGCTTGCAATGAGATTGTGTGTACTTCATAATTTATATTTTTATAATAAGTTAATGGAGGATATAAGAGCAGCTATAGATGGCGATTATTTTGATGATTTTAAAGCTCAAAAGCTAGAGGAATGGGGCGGAAGAGCTTAAATAAGGTGCTAGGCTAAAGGTACTAGGATTAAAAGATAATGGATAGTGATTAGAGACTAGAGGTTATAAAAGAAGAAAGTTTAGGGTACTTGACAAAAAGTTTTACGGAAGCTAAAAGCGCCTAGCGCCTAGCACCTAATTTATAAGAAAGGGGGTGGAATTATGCCACAACAATCAATGATATCTTTAATATTACCTTTTGTATTATTCATGGGGGTACTATACATATTTATTATATTACCTGACAAAAAGAGAAAGAAACAATACAATACTATGCTAGAAGGACTAAGAGTAAACGACGAGGTTATAACAAGAGGTGGTATAATAGGAAAAATCACAAGAATACAAGATGAATTTATTATAATTGAATCAGGTCCAGATAAAGTGAAAGTTAAACTTTCAAAGAATGGAATAGCCACTACTACAAGTGCATTAAAAGAAGACAAATAATAATGTACTAAAACACCTTCAATTTACATAAATATTACTAGATAGGAGGTGTTTTTATGGGCGATAATAGTAACATAATGCCTATAGGAGAAGGGGTAGTGAGAAGTTTCTTTTTGACACTTGGATTATTATTAATATACGCAGTGATAACTTCTTTTATAGATACAAATGCTAAATTTGATTCTGTATATAAAGTTGTAATAACTGCTCTTGGAGTAATGTATGGAACAATGTATGCAGTAAAAAAGATAAATAAAAGAGGCTGGTTAGTTGGATTGGTGGTAGCATTAATTTATATGATTATTATTTATCTTGTGTCTGTACTTAACGGAAGAGGTTTTGCACTTACAAATTTCAGTATACTTAGAATAGTACTAGCCCTCGGAGTAGGCACGTTATCTGGTATGCTGGGGGTAAATCTTTAAAATACTTTATTTAATTTTGAATATATGATATAATTTACAGAGTAATTTTATATTGGGAATGGAGGAATTGAGATGAAACACATTAAAACTATAAACAAGCCAAATATAAAGAATAGTTTAAATAAGCCGGGATGTAAAGAATGTGCTAACTCATGCCAATCTGCATGTAAAACATCTTGCACAGTTGCAAATTTAGCTTGTGAAAAATAATAGTTAAAGATGAGCAGTAACATTTCGTTACTGCTTTATGTTTGTTTGAGGAGGAAATTAAATTGTCATTAATACATAAATTTATTCAAGATGAAGAATATTTTGTTTTAGATGTAAATACTGGAGCAGTCCATATAATAGATGAAATAGTATATGATTTATTAGATGAGGATAAGTTTAGAAGTAAAGAGGAACTTATTGAAGAATATAAGGACAAGCACTCTGTAAAAGAAATTGAAGAAGTATACAATGAAATAGATGAATTAATAAAAGAAGGATACTTATATTCAAAAGATTTATATGAAGATATAGCTATTAAAAGTCAAGAAGGAGATAGTTTTATAAAAGCATTGTGCCTAAATATAACTCATGATTGCAATCTAAGGTGTAAATATTGTTTTGCAGACGAAGGAAAATATCATGGTGCTAGAAAAGTCATGTCTGTAGAGGTGGCTAAAAAAGCTATAGATTATGTTATAGCTCACAGTGGGCCAAGAAAAAATATAGAGGTAGATTTATTTGGAGGAGAACCTCTTCTTGCAATGAAAGAAATAAAAGAAATAATAGCTTATGCAAGAGAACAAGAAAAAGTACATAATAAAGTTATAAGATTTACTATGACTACTAATGCTACCCTTTTAAACGATGAAAATATGGAATATATGGACAAAGAAATGGGAAATATAGTATTAAGCATTGATGGAAGAAAAGAAGTAAATGATAATGTTAGAATAAGAGTAGATAATAGTGGAACTTATGAATCAATACTTCCTAAGATATATAAAATGGTAGAGAAAAGAGATAAGTCAAAACAGTATTATGTAAGAGGTACCTTTACTAGAGAGAATATAGACTTTTTTAAGGATATAAAACATTTAGCAGATTTAGGATTTAAAGAAATTTCTGTTGAACCTGTTGTACTTCCAGATGAACACTCATTATCTTTAAGAGAAGAAGATCTAGAAACTATATTTGAAAACTATGATATGCTTTATAAAGAAATGTTAGATAGATATAGAAAAGGAAATGAATTTAAATTCTATCACTTTAATATAGATCTTCAAGGTGGTCCCTGTGTTTATAAAAGAATATCTGGTTGCGGTGCAGGGCATGAATATATTGCAGTAACTCCTGATGGAGATATATACCCATGTCATCAATTTGTAGGAAATGAAGACTTTAAAATGGGCACTATATATGACAGTGATGATAAAATAAAATGGGATATTGCTAAAAAGTTTAAATGTGCACACATATATAATAAACCTACATGTAAAGAATGTTGGGCTAAATTCTATTGTAGTGGAGGTTGTCAAGCCAACAACTATAATTTTAACAATGATATACATAATCCATATAAAATAGGATGTGAGATGCAAAAGAAAAGAGTAGAATGTGCAATTGCTTTAAAAGCAAAAAAGATGGAAAAATAATTAAAAAATTACCTAATATTGACTACAAAAAGTAAAAGTAATATAATAAGGTATATTTGTGCCTATAAATATGTGACAAAGGGGGATGAAAATGAGAAACTCAAAAGCTAGTAAATCTAAGAAAACTAAGAGTACAGCTTTGTTTTGTTTACTTCTTATAGTAATAGCTGTATTAGCTTACAGTGGTTTTCATGGGTTTAAGAATATAGCTGGTTATAGAATAAAACCATTTAGTGAAACAATAAACAAAGGACTTGATCTTCAAGGTGGTATTTCTGTTTTAGAAGAAGTTCAAAGTAAAAACTTTGATAATTCTACAATAGAAACAACTATAGAAATGCTTTCTATGAGAGTAAACCCTAATGGGGCTAAAGAAACAACTGTAGCAAGAGAAGGAAAGAATAGAATAAGAATCGAAATACCAGGAGAATACGATTCGAAGAAAGTACTTGAAAGTATAGGAAAAACAGGTAAACTAGAATTTAAGGGACCAGATAATAAAGTTATTTTAACTGGTAAAGATGTTAAGACTGCTACATCTTATATGGATGAAATGGGTAAGCCTACAATAGGATTAGAACTTAATGCAGAAGGAACTAAAAAGTTTGCTGAAGCTACATCAAAGTTTTTAAATCAACCCATAGGAATATATATGGATGGAGAAGAACTTACAAAACCTGTAGTCCAAAGTGTAATAACTAATGGAAAAGCAACTATTACAGGAAGTAAGTCATTAGAAGAAGCAAAACGCCAATCTAATATAATAAAGTCAGGAGCTCTTCCAGTTACACTTAAAGCTGCTGAATTAAAAACAGTAGGTGCAACACTGGGACAAAATGCTTTACCTTTAAGCATGAAAGCAGGGGCTATAGGAATAGGATTAATCTTATTATTTATGCTATTCTATTATAGAGCACCTGGATTAATGGCAGATATAGCACTAGTATTTTATGTGTTTATTGTACTTGCAACTTTCTCAGCTGCTAATGTAACACTTACCTTATCAGGAATAGCAGGCTTCTTACTTACAGTAGGTATGGCTGTTGATGCTAATGTACTCATATTTGAAAGAATAAAAGAAGAGTTAAAGATAGGAAAAAGTATAAGAACTGCTGTAGAAGCAGGGTTTAATAGAGCTCTTTCATCTATACTTGACTCAAATATAACTACTATAATTGCAGGGGTAGTTTTATATTCTTTAGGTTCAGGTTCAGTTAAGGGATTTGCGTTAACACTTATGATAGGTATAATATTAAGTATATTTACAGCCCTAACAGTTACAAAATTATTACTTAAATTAGGCATTGAAATGGGATTAATCAATTCAACTTCTCATTTTGGTGTTAAGAAGAAGGAAACATCAAATAGAGTATTAAGTATTATAGAAAAAACAAAAATTTGGTTTAGCTTGTCTTTAATAGTAATTATAATAGGTATCACTCTTTTGGGAGTTAAGGGTTTGAATTATGGTATAGACTTTAAAGGTGGAACCCTTGCAACTATTGAGATGGGAAAAGGGTTTAACCAAGATATTAAAGAGGAAGTAGATAAAATAGTAAGAAAATATGATTCTAATGCTACTACTAACATAGCTAATGAAACTCAACTTGATATAAAAAGTAATACATTAACAAATGAAACTATAAATAAAATGTTTAATGATGTAAAGCAAAAGTATAAACTTAAGGATAATGCTTTAGTTTCTCAAAGTAATGTTGGTCCAGCAGTAGGTGAAGAATTGAAAGATAAGGCATTGAAAGCTTTTGCAATAGCAACTATAGCAATGTTAATATACATAGCTATGAGATTTGAAATTAAGTTTGGAATAGCAGCTATAACAGCCCTATTACATGATATATTGATTACTGTAAGTATATATGCTATTTTCCGAGTGCCTGTAAATTCTCCTTTTATAGCAGCCATATTAACTATATTAGGTTATTCTATAAATGATACTATAGTTATTTTTGATAGAATAAGAGAGAATAACAAAAAGATGAGAGGTAAGAACTTAGAAGAATTGGCAAATGTAAGTATAACACAGACAATGACAAGATCTATAAATACTGTATTAACTACATTATTTACTATTGTAGCAGTTTATATATTCGTGCCATCTGTAAGAGATTTTGCTTTTCCGCTTATTATAGGTATAGTTTCAGGAGCATATTCTTCAATTTTTATAGCAAGTCCAATTTGGGTTATGCTTAAGAAAAGGAAATCCAAAAACAAAGCTGCGGCATAAATAGATTTCTTAGCTTTAGATGGAGTTTTTACTCCATCTAAAGGTTTGAAAATCGTTATCTAGGGTCGTGATAGTAATACTCCCATTTTTAAAGAAGGCGGGAGTATTAGAATGACTAGACATCGGATAAGCTAAAAGATCCAGAGTATGAATTCTGGGTCTTTTGTTTTTTATTTGTAAAAAATATTTGTAATAATAGTGATTTTAACTTATAATATTATTTGCTTCCTATAAACTTTGGGGGACTATATATGAAGAAGTATTGTTGTTATGATAATTTTTTAAACTCAATAAATACAAATGATACATATATTTTAAAAGGAATAAAAAGTGCCGTAGTAAGGATTACTGAAGCAGTTAACAAAAGGGAAAAAATAGTTGTGTACGGTTCCTATGATGTAGATGGAATAACTAGTGTTTCATTGCTTATTTTAATTTTAAAATATTTAAATGCAGATGTAGAATATTACATTCCAGATACTTTAGAGGAAAAAGAAATTTTCAATTGTTATGCAATTGAAAATCACATAAGGCTGTTAGGTGCAAGTTTAATTATTACTGTAGGATGTGGAATTAATTCATTGAGAGAAGTGGAATTGTGTAAAAAATATAATATGGATGTAATAATTACAGATTATCATGTGCCCAAAGATAATATACCAAAAACTATAGTTATAAATCCAAAACAAGAAGGGTGTATTTATTCATTCAAAGAACTGAGTGCAGTAGGTATAGCTTATAAATTAGCTTATTCTGTAGCAAAAGAGTATCAAGTGAAATATATTGAAAAATATCTTGATTTAGTAGCTATAGGTATAATTTCAAGTGGTGTACCTTTAGTTGATGAAAATAAAAGGATGGTTGAAAAGGGTATTTATTATTTGGCAAATACAAATAACTATGGTATTAAAGCTTTAATGAAAATAAACAATATAAGTGATATAAATTATTTGTCTCTATTTAAGATTGTACACACTATTATGCCTAAGGTTAATGCAGTGGGAAGAATGGATGATGCAAGGATAATAGTGGAACTTTTTACTACTTCTGATAAAGAAAGAGCAGAAAGAATTTCGAAGTATATAAAGATGATAAGAAAATATAATTTTTAATATAGACTTTGTTTTAAAAGAGTGCAAACAACATTTTCTAAAACGTCCTTATCAATAATTTCTTAAAACATAGCCTTAATATAATTAAAATTAATAAAATTTGTAGGGGGAATACAAGTGGATTTAAAAGAAAGTATTAGAATAATTGATGGATTTCCTAAAGACGGAATAAGTTTCAAGGATGTTACAACACTATTACAAAATAGTAAAGCTTTCAAGTATTCAGTAGATAAAGTCGCAGAACACTTAAAGGATAAAAATGTTGATGTTATTGTAGGACCAGAAGCTAGAGGTTTTTTATTTGGTGCACCAGTAGCTTATGCAGTTGGAGCTGGATTTGTTCCTGTTAGAAAGAAAGGAAAGCTTCCAAGTGATACAGTTGCAGTTGACTATTCTTTAGAATACGGAACAGATACTTTAGAAATACACAAAGATGCTATAAAACCAGGACAAAAAGTTGCTATTGTAGATGATTTACTTGCTACAGGTGGAACTATTGAATCTGTTGTTAAACTTATAGAAAAACTTGGTGGTGAAGTTGTAAGTGTTGATTTTATTATTGAACTTACTGATTTAAGAGGAAAAGACAAACTAGATGGTTATGATGTAATGTCTTTAGTTCAATATGATATATAAAAAGTACTCCTGATTAAATCAGGAGTACTTTTTATGATGATTAATATATTGCAAAATGGATAAAATATTGGTAGACAAGGGAATTATATAAAAAAAGGTTTTTATTGCAAATTTCTACATCATATTATATAATATTTATAAAAAAAACAGCGGCTGGTTACTAAAACCAGCTTTTGATTTTAGGAGAGAAATTGTATGCTGGATGATTTATTAGAAAAAATTGACGTAAATTGTCATAATGTTAATAAAGAGTTTATTATAAAAGCTTATAATTTTGCGAAGAGTGCACATGAAGAGCAAAAGCGAATATCTGGTGAACCGTATATAATGCATCCGGTTCAGGTGGCTTGCATATTAGCTGAAATGGGATTAGATGAAAATACTATTGCGGCAAGTTTGCTTCATGATGTGATTGAAGATACACACTACACTTATGAAGATGTAGAGAAAGAGTTCAATAGTGAAGTTGCTAATTTAGTTGAGGGAGTAACAAAACTTGGCAAAATAAAGTATAAAACAAAAGAAGAACAACAAGCAGAAAATGTAAGAAAAATGCTTTTTGCTATGACTAAGGATATAAGAGTTATATTGATAAAGTTAGCAGATAGGCTTCATAATATGAGAACTCTAAAATATATGTCTGTTGAAAAGCAAAAAGAAAAAGCAAAGGAAACTTTAGATATCTATGCTCCTTTAGCACATAGATTAGGAATTTCCAAAGTGAAATGGGAACTAGAAGATTTAGCTTTAAGATATATGAATCCTAATCAATACTATGATTTGGTGAAAAAAGTTGCTGAAAAAAGAGATGAAAGAGAAGAATACATAAATAATATAATCCAGCAGCTAAAAGAAAAATTGGGAAGTACAGGTATAAAGGCAGATATAGCAGGAAGACCTAAGCATTTTTATAGTATTTATAGAAAGATGGTTGTAAAGAATAAAACTATAGACCAGATTTATGATTTAACTGCTGTTAGAATTATTGTAGATGATGTAAGAGATTGTTATGCTGCATTAGGAATCGTACATACCATGTATAAACCTATTCCTGGAAGATTTAAAGATTACATAGCAATGCCTAAACCCAATATGTACCAATCACTACATTCAACGGTTATTGGCCCTCAAGGAAAACCTTTCGAAATACAAATTAGAACTTACGAAATGCATAATACTTCGGAATATGGAATTGCAGCTCATTGGAAATATAAAGAAGGAGATTCAGCTAAAGATGGTAAGAATTTCGAAACAAAACTTACTTGGCTTCGTGAAGTTTTAGAATGGCAAAGAGAAACTACAAATCCTGAAGAATTTATGGAAAATTTTAAAATCGATATGTTTTCAGATGAAGTTTTTGTATTTACACCTAAAGGTGCGGTAATAAACCTTCCATATGATTCAACACCTATAGACTTTGCCTATAGAATCCATACAGATGTAGGACATAAATGCGTAGGAGCGAAAGTTAATAGCAAAATAGTTCCGCTTAATTATCATTTAAAAACTGGAGAAATTGTGGAAGTGCTTACAT from Clostridium sp. MB40-C1 includes these protein-coding regions:
- the queA gene encoding tRNA preQ1(34) S-adenosylmethionine ribosyltransferase-isomerase QueA — translated: MKVSDFDFYLPEELIAQHPAEKRDESRLMIIDRKTNEIEHRVFKNIVDYLKEGDCLVLNNTRVLPARLIGQKEGTGGKMEFLLLKRIDKDKWEVLVKPGKRAKIGARFEFGQGELKAEVKGEGEDGSRIVEFEYEGIFEEVLDSLGQMPLPPYITEKLQDKERYQTVYSKEVGSAAAPTAGLHFTEELLNEIKLKGIKICFLTLHVGLGTFRPVKVDTIEEHHMHSEYYTMSKETATIINETKEKGGRVIAVGTTSSRTLETIGDENGRVREQSGWTDIFIYPGYKFKIVDALITNFHLPQSTLLMLVSALSSKELMMNAYNIAVKEEYRFFSFGDAMFIK
- the tgt gene encoding tRNA guanosine(34) transglycosylase Tgt; protein product: MFKLIKKNGNARRGEFTTPHGVVQTPVFMNVGTLAAIKGAVSTMDLKEIGCQVELSNTYHLHLRPGDKVIRELGGLHKFMNWDRPILTDSGGFQVFSLAGLRKIEEEGVYFNSHIDGRRIFMGPEESMQIQSNLASTIAMAFDECIPNPSSKEYVVNSVARTTRWLERCKKEMERLNSLPDTINKKQMLFGINQGGVYEDVRIEHAKEISKMDLDGYAIGGLAVGESHEEMYRIISAVEPYLPSDKPRYLMGVGIPSNILEAVERGVDFFDCVLPARNGRHGHVFTKYGKINLMNAKFELDSRPIDEECDCPACKHYTRAYIRHLFKAKEMLAMRLCVLHNLYFYNKLMEDIRAAIDGDYFDDFKAQKLEEWGGRA
- the yajC gene encoding preprotein translocase subunit YajC, which produces MPQQSMISLILPFVLFMGVLYIFIILPDKKRKKQYNTMLEGLRVNDEVITRGGIIGKITRIQDEFIIIESGPDKVKVKLSKNGIATTTSALKEDK
- a CDS encoding TIGR04086 family membrane protein, with amino-acid sequence MGDNSNIMPIGEGVVRSFFLTLGLLLIYAVITSFIDTNAKFDSVYKVVITALGVMYGTMYAVKKINKRGWLVGLVVALIYMIIIYLVSVLNGRGFALTNFSILRIVLALGVGTLSGMLGVNL
- the scfA gene encoding six-cysteine ranthipeptide SCIFF, coding for MKHIKTINKPNIKNSLNKPGCKECANSCQSACKTSCTVANLACEK
- the scfB gene encoding thioether cross-link-forming SCIFF peptide maturase, with the protein product MSLIHKFIQDEEYFVLDVNTGAVHIIDEIVYDLLDEDKFRSKEELIEEYKDKHSVKEIEEVYNEIDELIKEGYLYSKDLYEDIAIKSQEGDSFIKALCLNITHDCNLRCKYCFADEGKYHGARKVMSVEVAKKAIDYVIAHSGPRKNIEVDLFGGEPLLAMKEIKEIIAYAREQEKVHNKVIRFTMTTNATLLNDENMEYMDKEMGNIVLSIDGRKEVNDNVRIRVDNSGTYESILPKIYKMVEKRDKSKQYYVRGTFTRENIDFFKDIKHLADLGFKEISVEPVVLPDEHSLSLREEDLETIFENYDMLYKEMLDRYRKGNEFKFYHFNIDLQGGPCVYKRISGCGAGHEYIAVTPDGDIYPCHQFVGNEDFKMGTIYDSDDKIKWDIAKKFKCAHIYNKPTCKECWAKFYCSGGCQANNYNFNNDIHNPYKIGCEMQKKRVECAIALKAKKMEK
- a CDS encoding DHH family phosphoesterase; the protein is MKKYCCYDNFLNSINTNDTYILKGIKSAVVRITEAVNKREKIVVYGSYDVDGITSVSLLILILKYLNADVEYYIPDTLEEKEIFNCYAIENHIRLLGASLIITVGCGINSLREVELCKKYNMDVIITDYHVPKDNIPKTIVINPKQEGCIYSFKELSAVGIAYKLAYSVAKEYQVKYIEKYLDLVAIGIISSGVPLVDENKRMVEKGIYYLANTNNYGIKALMKINNISDINYLSLFKIVHTIMPKVNAVGRMDDARIIVELFTTSDKERAERISKYIKMIRKYNF
- a CDS encoding adenine phosphoribosyltransferase, translating into MDLKESIRIIDGFPKDGISFKDVTTLLQNSKAFKYSVDKVAEHLKDKNVDVIVGPEARGFLFGAPVAYAVGAGFVPVRKKGKLPSDTVAVDYSLEYGTDTLEIHKDAIKPGQKVAIVDDLLATGGTIESVVKLIEKLGGEVVSVDFIIELTDLRGKDKLDGYDVMSLVQYDI
- a CDS encoding bifunctional (p)ppGpp synthetase/guanosine-3',5'-bis(diphosphate) 3'-pyrophosphohydrolase; amino-acid sequence: MLDDLLEKIDVNCHNVNKEFIIKAYNFAKSAHEEQKRISGEPYIMHPVQVACILAEMGLDENTIAASLLHDVIEDTHYTYEDVEKEFNSEVANLVEGVTKLGKIKYKTKEEQQAENVRKMLFAMTKDIRVILIKLADRLHNMRTLKYMSVEKQKEKAKETLDIYAPLAHRLGISKVKWELEDLALRYMNPNQYYDLVKKVAEKRDEREEYINNIIQQLKEKLGSTGIKADIAGRPKHFYSIYRKMVVKNKTIDQIYDLTAVRIIVDDVRDCYAALGIVHTMYKPIPGRFKDYIAMPKPNMYQSLHSTVIGPQGKPFEIQIRTYEMHNTSEYGIAAHWKYKEGDSAKDGKNFETKLTWLREVLEWQRETTNPEEFMENFKIDMFSDEVFVFTPKGAVINLPYDSTPIDFAYRIHTDVGHKCVGAKVNSKIVPLNYHLKTGEIVEVLTSAASKGPSKDWLNFAKSNQAKSKIKAWFKKEKRHDNIERGKELIDKECKRQTINFTKLAKGEVLDSLLKKFNFNTLEDLYVGLSIGSVTASSVINKLVAYSKTEVEQREDVDLEQLKKQLSESAKIKRKGNSPGVKVKGIDNVLIRFAKCCNPVPGDPIMGYITKGRGVSVHRKDCENAKSLVANDSSRIIEVDWEGENSRKSEYITAIEVRAENRDCLLAELMESIIDTKIALYAVNAKTAKSDISIVNIKLRISDIDKLKEVMRKMKRLKGVISVYRTKN